The nucleotide window TCGCCGAGGTGGACCGCCAGCGCCGTGAGTTCGTCGCGAACGTCTCCCACGAGCTGCGAACGCCGATCAGCGCCCTGCACGCCCAGCTGGAGAACATCGCCGACGGTGTGACGCCCGCCGGCCCCGAGACGCTGGGGGTCGCGCTCCGGCAGACCGAACGCCTCGGCCGGCTCGTCGGCCAGCTCCTCGACCTGTCACGCGCCGACGCGGCCGGCGACGCGCTCGACCGTACGGAGTTCGCCGTCGGGCCGTTCCTGGCCGGTGTGGCCGCCGAGGGCCGCGCGGCGCGTCCCGGTGTCCGCATCGTGCTCGACGTGCCACCGGACCTGGTCGTACTGGCCGACCGGGACCGCCTCCACCAGGTCGTGGAGAACCTCATGGACAACGCGGCGGCGCACGGCCCGGCCGACGGCACCGTCACCGTCACGGCACGGCCGCGCGGAAGGACCGGCGGGCTGGCACTGGACGTCGCCGACGAAGGGCCGGGTATCGCGCCGGGCGAACGGGCACGCGTCTTCGAGCGCTTCTACCGGGGCGCGGGCGGCGACGGCGGCACGGGGCTCGGACTCGCGATCGCCCGCTGGGCCGTCGAGCTGCACGGCGGCAGCATCGAGGTGGCGGGCGAGGGGCCGGGATCCCGGATCCGGGTGACCATCCCGGGCTGACCCGCACAGAATCTCCACGACACCCTCACATCTTCCGCGCCACCGGTCGCCCGTGCGGGGCCGTCCCACCATAGGACAGCCGCCTATCCCCCGGAGCAGCCATGCGCGTGAAGATGATCCTGCCCGCCCTGACCGAGGCGACCTCGCCGTTCTTCCGCCCGATCAAGTACTCGTTGTTCCCGCCGCTCGGGCTCGCCACCCTGGCCGGCCACCTCGACCCCGGCGACGACGTGACGATCACCGACGAGCACGTCCAGGAGGTCGACACCTCCAACGAGCCGGACCTCGTGGTCATCCAGGTCTACATCACCTCGGCGCGGCGCGCGTACGAGCTCGCCGACCTCTACCGCGCCAAGGGGGTGTACGTGTGCCTGGGCGGGCTGCACGTGACGTCACTGCCGGAGGAGGCCGCGAGACACGCGGACACGATCTTCTGCGGGCCCGGGGAGGACATCTGGCCGGCGTTCCTCAGCGAGCTGCGGAGGGGATGCCCGCGGTCCCGCTACGACTCGAAGCAGCGGAGCCTGGCCGGGCTCCCGCCGATCCGCCGCGACCTGATCGCGCGTCACCTGTACCTGGTCCCGAACTCCATCGTGGTCTCCCGCGGCTGCCCGCACGTGTGCGACTTCTGTTACAAGGAGGCGTTCTTCGAGGGCGGCAGGTCGTTCTACACCCAGACCGTGGACGCGGCCCTGGCCGAGATCGACCGGCTACCGGGCCGCCACCTGTACTTCCTGGACGACCACCTGCTCGGCAACGCGCGCTTCGCCACCGCCCTGTTCGACGGGATGCGCGGGATGGGGCGCCTGTGGCAGGCGGCGGGCACGGTGCAGACCGTGCTGCGCCCCGGCCTGCTGGAAAAGGCGGTCGACGCGGGCCTGCGCAGCCTCTTCGTCGGCTTTGAGACCGTGAACGCCGGAAACCTCACCGAGCAGCGCAAATGGCAGAACGTCGACCGTGACTACGGGGCGGTGATCCGCCGGCTGCACGATCTCGGCGTCATGGTCAACGGCAGCTTCGTGTTCGGCATGGACGAGGACGACGCGAGCGTCTTCGACCGTACGGTCGAGTGGGCGGTCGGTCAGGGCATGGAGACCGCGACCTTCCACATCCTCACCCCCTATCCCGGCACCCGTCTCTACCAGCGGATGAGCGCGGCGGGACGCATGCTCCACCACGACTGGGACCGCTACGACACACGCCAGGTCGTCTTCGAGCCCGCCCGGCTGACCGCGCGCCAGTTGGAGGAGGGATACCGGCGCGCGTACCGCGACTTCTACCGGTGGGGCTCCATCCTGCGCGGCGCCCGTACCCAGCCGACGCTGCGCGGCAAGACGCGCCACGTCGCGTACGCGGGCGGCTGGAAGAAGTTCGAGCCGCTGTGGGATCTGGCCATCCGGGCGAAGAGGGTCGGACACGGCCTGCCCGCCCTGGAGACGATCCTGTCGGGATTCGGCTCTCAGCCCGCTGAGAGGACCAGGGACCATGGCGATCCGGTCGATCGGGGACGTACCGTGCGGACATGAGCTCTGACGAGGTGCTGGTCGACAAGGACGGCCCGTTCGCCGTCATCACCATGAACCGACCCAAACGCCGCAACGCGCTGTCGCTGTCGCACATGCACGCGCTGACCTCGGCGTTCCGCGAGGCCGGCGGGACCGATGCCACCGGCATCGTGCTCGCCGGCAACGGCCCGGTCTTCTCCGCCGGGCACGACTTCGCCGATCTGGCCGGGGCGGACCTCGCGGCGGCGCGCGAGCTGCTGCTCGCCTGCCGCGAGCTGATGGAGACGATCCAGTCGGTGCCCCAGGTGGTCATCGCCCGGGTCCACGGGCTGGCGACCGCGGCCGGCTGCCAGCTCGTCGCCACCTGTGACCTGGCCGTGGCCGCGTGGAGCGCCG belongs to Actinoallomurus bryophytorum and includes:
- a CDS encoding sensor histidine kinase gives rise to the protein MIPRPLDPLRSIKIKLGVLVAVSSCATALALKEALEHGIRGRYALPVAVLAALAVTQVLAHGMTSPLRGMTAAARAMAGGRYDARVRASSRDEVGELAQAFNQMAADLAEVDRQRREFVANVSHELRTPISALHAQLENIADGVTPAGPETLGVALRQTERLGRLVGQLLDLSRADAAGDALDRTEFAVGPFLAGVAAEGRAARPGVRIVLDVPPDLVVLADRDRLHQVVENLMDNAAAHGPADGTVTVTARPRGRTGGLALDVADEGPGIAPGERARVFERFYRGAGGDGGTGLGLAIARWAVELHGGSIEVAGEGPGSRIRVTIPG
- a CDS encoding B12-binding domain-containing radical SAM protein, which codes for MRVKMILPALTEATSPFFRPIKYSLFPPLGLATLAGHLDPGDDVTITDEHVQEVDTSNEPDLVVIQVYITSARRAYELADLYRAKGVYVCLGGLHVTSLPEEAARHADTIFCGPGEDIWPAFLSELRRGCPRSRYDSKQRSLAGLPPIRRDLIARHLYLVPNSIVVSRGCPHVCDFCYKEAFFEGGRSFYTQTVDAALAEIDRLPGRHLYFLDDHLLGNARFATALFDGMRGMGRLWQAAGTVQTVLRPGLLEKAVDAGLRSLFVGFETVNAGNLTEQRKWQNVDRDYGAVIRRLHDLGVMVNGSFVFGMDEDDASVFDRTVEWAVGQGMETATFHILTPYPGTRLYQRMSAAGRMLHHDWDRYDTRQVVFEPARLTARQLEEGYRRAYRDFYRWGSILRGARTQPTLRGKTRHVAYAGGWKKFEPLWDLAIRAKRVGHGLPALETILSGFGSQPAERTRDHGDPVDRGRTVRT